In Paenibacillus larvae subsp. larvae, the following proteins share a genomic window:
- a CDS encoding YlaN family protein, which translates to MSTPDLIISLNHRALQLLQEDADKIEKLIEVQMENLTTRQCPLYEEVLDTQMYGLSREIDFAIRAGLITEITGKQILSKLERNLAQLYEALNKK; encoded by the coding sequence ATGTCAACACCTGATTTGATTATCAGTTTGAACCATAGAGCATTACAACTTCTTCAGGAAGATGCCGATAAAATCGAAAAACTGATCGAAGTGCAGATGGAAAACTTAACGACGAGACAGTGCCCTTTGTACGAGGAAGTATTAGATACTCAAATGTATGGTCTATCTCGCGAGATTGATTTTGCTATCCGGGCCGGATTGATTACCGAAATCACCGGAAAGCAGATTCTAAGCAAGCTGGAGCGGAATTTGGCTCAATTATATGAAGCCTTAAATAAAAAGTAA
- a CDS encoding HPr family phosphocarrier protein, which produces MPSANNAAIMEISQTANQFRSSIVLQYDNKYIDVKSILGLFTTLLSSGSYELHIMGPDTDAEGKAMQEVFSKHGMNITIAEG; this is translated from the coding sequence ATGCCAAGCGCGAACAACGCTGCGATCATGGAGATTTCCCAAACTGCTAATCAATTCAGATCTTCAATTGTTCTTCAGTATGATAATAAGTATATTGATGTGAAAAGTATCCTGGGTCTTTTTACAACCCTGTTAAGTTCAGGGTCCTATGAACTTCATATCATGGGTCCCGATACAGATGCAGAGGGTAAAGCCATGCAGGAAGTGTTTAGTAAGCATGGCATGAACATTACCATTGCGGAAGGATAA
- a CDS encoding YhcN/YlaJ family sporulation lipoprotein: MKKVLQLCVAGSIVLSLAACTGVPQKGAGPYNAGNANNVRPYTTYQNNDAAGNKYGMGAMNLHANTRVESSQYLADQIAAMDEVSAARVLVTDNNVYVAVQLKNNNINQSNVNRTPTGNVTTRTAGPDKPYGGATTRDGLTNGMGSMGTHGGGNINRGPVPNAIDMRGSRDYSDSTYNSSGTMMSQDVKQKIVTKVRSLCSPNIRHVFVTANPDFYGRINNYANDLKAGKPISGLVTEFNDMARRVFPTTAEGTITNRNNVTPNVTPTPNGYGGMGTR; the protein is encoded by the coding sequence GTGAAAAAAGTATTGCAACTTTGTGTTGCCGGATCAATAGTTCTGTCTCTCGCCGCTTGTACAGGGGTCCCGCAAAAAGGCGCCGGCCCTTATAACGCTGGCAATGCCAACAATGTCAGACCTTATACAACATACCAGAATAATGATGCCGCCGGAAATAAGTACGGCATGGGAGCCATGAATCTTCATGCCAATACCCGTGTAGAAAGCAGCCAGTATCTGGCTGATCAAATTGCAGCAATGGATGAAGTCAGTGCGGCAAGAGTACTGGTAACCGACAATAATGTTTATGTAGCGGTTCAGCTTAAAAATAACAATATAAACCAGAGCAATGTGAACAGAACGCCTACAGGAAACGTTACAACACGTACAGCAGGGCCTGACAAGCCTTATGGTGGAGCCACTACCCGCGACGGACTGACAAACGGCATGGGTAGTATGGGAACCCATGGCGGTGGGAATATCAACCGCGGTCCAGTTCCTAACGCGATCGACATGCGCGGATCGAGAGATTATTCGGACAGCACTTACAACAGTTCCGGTACGATGATGTCTCAGGATGTAAAACAGAAAATCGTAACCAAAGTACGTTCTCTGTGCAGCCCGAATATAAGACATGTTTTTGTTACGGCAAATCCGGATTTTTACGGACGTATTAACAATTATGCAAATGATCTGAAAGCCGGAAAACCGATTTCCGGATTAGTCACCGAATTCAATGATATGGCCAGACGTGTTTTTCCGACAACTGCAGAGGGGACCATCACAAATAGAAACAATGTAACACCTAACGTTACGCCCACCCCAAATGGTTACGGCGGTATGGGTACCCGATAA
- a CDS encoding M20/M25/M40 family metallo-hydrolase yields the protein MESFAYRLASVFSDMVSWRRYLHQNPELSFQEEKTAAWISARLRDWGVPFRNHVAGHGVFAEVNGFAAGPTVVLRADMDALPIQDAKQCAYASKVSGVMHACGHAVG from the coding sequence ATGGAATCTTTTGCATACAGACTTGCATCGGTGTTCTCGGATATGGTGTCATGGAGAAGATATCTCCATCAGAACCCGGAACTATCTTTCCAGGAAGAGAAAACAGCAGCTTGGATAAGCGCCAGACTTCGGGATTGGGGTGTTCCGTTTCGTAATCATGTGGCAGGACATGGGGTATTTGCTGAAGTCAACGGATTTGCTGCAGGTCCTACAGTGGTACTGAGGGCGGATATGGATGCGCTTCCTATCCAGGATGCGAAGCAGTGCGCCTACGCTTCCAAGGTTTCAGGTGTTATGCATGCGTGCGGGCATGCCGTCGGATAG
- a CDS encoding selenium metabolism-associated LysR family transcriptional regulator → MALNFHQLHIFYTVAEKGSFSHAAQALYMTQPAVTMQIQSLEDYFGLKLFHRTTKKIELTEAGRQLKPYARKCLDLMRDTDLAMAAFTRMVEGRLQLGASMTMAEFIMPRLLGPFNKQYPRISISMKVMNTTQILDEIFGHQLTFGLVEAPIHHPDVHTETFLNDELKLIMPANHPLADTERIGLEDILKYPFVLREKGSGTRRVMEDELARKGIDPDSLQIKMELGSTGAIKSAVEVGLGLSIVSQSAVKHEVSLGLLKEKELVDAAFKRDFYAIYLDTTLLPLSALSFLTFLRTENLQKWL, encoded by the coding sequence ATGGCATTAAATTTTCATCAACTTCATATCTTTTATACGGTGGCGGAAAAAGGGAGCTTCTCCCATGCGGCCCAGGCCTTGTATATGACCCAGCCTGCAGTTACGATGCAGATCCAGTCCCTGGAGGATTATTTTGGGCTCAAATTATTTCACCGTACTACCAAAAAAATTGAATTAACGGAAGCTGGCAGACAGTTAAAGCCATATGCCCGCAAATGTCTGGATCTCATGCGGGATACCGATTTGGCGATGGCAGCCTTTACCAGAATGGTCGAGGGCCGTCTTCAGTTAGGCGCCAGCATGACAATGGCTGAATTTATTATGCCAAGGCTTTTAGGTCCTTTCAATAAGCAATATCCCCGGATTTCTATTTCCATGAAAGTGATGAACACAACACAGATCCTGGATGAAATTTTCGGCCATCAGCTTACTTTCGGTCTGGTGGAAGCTCCGATCCATCATCCCGATGTCCATACTGAAACGTTTTTGAATGATGAGCTTAAGCTGATTATGCCAGCGAATCACCCTTTGGCAGATACTGAGAGAATCGGACTGGAGGACATTTTAAAATACCCGTTCGTACTTCGGGAAAAAGGGTCAGGTACTAGAAGAGTCATGGAAGACGAACTAGCCCGTAAAGGGATCGACCCGGATTCACTCCAGATCAAAATGGAACTTGGAAGTACGGGAGCCATCAAGTCTGCTGTCGAAGTAGGACTGGGTCTTTCTATTGTGTCTCAATCAGCAGTGAAGCATGAGGTTTCACTTGGCCTGTTGAAAGAGAAAGAACTTGTTGATGCTGCCTTTAAGCGGGATTTTTATGCCATCTATTTGGATACTACCCTACTGCCGCTTTCTGCCCTTAGCTTTCTTACTTTTTTACGCACAGAAAACTTACAAAAGTGGCTTTAA
- a CDS encoding YlbF family regulator, giving the protein MAMTEVNSLDMSAVLLHAYDVGDLINASTEVADYLYWKKKMEQDEEVQKLVRLFIQKKERFEECERFGHFHPDYHAALEEVQRVQDALDRLEPFHKFKEAEFRLDDLLYTVSKTIAEAVSDSIKVPSDIASLAEASGCAGCASGGSCSGKCG; this is encoded by the coding sequence ATGGCAATGACGGAGGTTAATAGCCTCGATATGTCAGCGGTTCTCCTGCATGCTTACGATGTCGGTGATCTAATCAATGCTTCTACGGAAGTGGCGGATTATCTATATTGGAAGAAAAAGATGGAACAAGATGAGGAAGTGCAGAAACTTGTCCGTCTATTTATACAAAAAAAAGAGCGCTTCGAAGAATGCGAGCGCTTTGGTCATTTTCATCCCGATTATCATGCTGCTTTGGAAGAAGTGCAGCGCGTGCAGGACGCTTTGGACCGCCTGGAACCGTTCCATAAATTCAAGGAAGCCGAGTTTCGATTGGACGATCTTCTGTATACGGTCTCCAAAACAATTGCGGAAGCTGTTTCCGACAGTATAAAAGTGCCGAGCGACATAGCCTCCCTGGCGGAAGCTTCCGGATGTGCCGGATGCGCCTCCGGTGGAAGCTGCAGCGGTAAATGCGGCTAA
- a CDS encoding response regulator transcription factor, protein MPKHILIVDDDKDIAQLLHIYLINEGYIKLAELC, encoded by the coding sequence ATGCCAAAACATATCCTGATTGTGGACGATGACAAAGACATTGCCCAACTGCTGCACATTTATTTGATAAATGAAGGATATATAAAACTGGCCGAATTGTGTTAA
- a CDS encoding YugN family protein produces MIIEKTSLIGKKSDLAYLDEITTKLGFVRWQWEYTRATYDYKIEDKINQAEFFLRINTRAESGKLESPDAVLAVEDVYIGRTTFPHGLDYDIQVPEPVMHKVQQKLGQLEQLLA; encoded by the coding sequence GTGATTATCGAAAAAACCAGTCTAATTGGTAAAAAAAGCGATCTTGCTTATTTAGATGAAATCACGACAAAGCTTGGATTCGTACGGTGGCAGTGGGAATATACCCGCGCAACTTACGATTACAAAATTGAAGACAAAATCAATCAAGCGGAGTTTTTCCTCAGAATTAACACAAGAGCAGAGTCAGGCAAGCTGGAATCTCCGGACGCCGTTTTGGCAGTTGAAGATGTGTACATAGGGCGTACAACGTTCCCTCATGGATTGGACTATGACATACAGGTTCCAGAACCTGTCATGCATAAAGTCCAGCAAAAACTGGGCCAGCTTGAGCAGTTGCTTGCATAA
- a CDS encoding YlbG family protein translates to MITERCGLIVWINDIKAARNLDRYGSLHYISKKMYYAVLYIHAHKYEEILRQLQRLPYVKKVERSYRNEIKTEYNKEVSDKTRFYTL, encoded by the coding sequence ATGATAACAGAAAGATGCGGCTTGATTGTATGGATTAATGATATAAAGGCTGCCCGGAATCTGGACCGTTACGGATCGCTTCATTACATTTCCAAGAAAATGTATTATGCGGTACTGTACATTCATGCCCACAAATACGAAGAAATATTGCGGCAGCTGCAAAGACTTCCTTATGTAAAAAAAGTGGAAAGGTCTTACCGCAATGAAATTAAAACAGAATATAACAAAGAAGTTTCGGACAAAACTAGATTTTACACGCTGTAG
- a CDS encoding TVP38/TMEM64 family protein: MKVLAFFRRKRFWYLLLVVILTVLLFVYVSARTGFRFSQINAERFTEYMESLGLAGRLLGIVLVVAQTFFPFVPFVLVAGANVAIFGMKWGFVVNYSMSCLGAVLAFYVARYYAHDWVVRKISHFPFVQSFNKRLSTDGFFYIFMGRLIPILPSSAISFGAGLTQISFRYFFWATIIGKLPIIILESMIAHDFIHFQKYKGRFLVLLAVFAVLIYAGNLFKKRLNQKNKIS; this comes from the coding sequence TTGAAAGTCTTAGCTTTTTTTCGCAGAAAGCGGTTTTGGTACCTGCTTCTGGTTGTAATTTTGACCGTGCTGCTGTTCGTATATGTGTCAGCCCGTACAGGCTTTCGGTTTTCCCAAATAAATGCCGAACGTTTCACGGAATATATGGAGTCGCTGGGGTTAGCCGGCAGGTTGCTGGGAATTGTACTGGTGGTGGCACAGACCTTTTTCCCTTTTGTACCTTTTGTTTTGGTCGCAGGTGCGAATGTGGCTATATTTGGTATGAAATGGGGATTTGTTGTCAATTATTCCATGTCTTGTCTTGGTGCAGTGCTGGCCTTTTATGTCGCCCGGTATTATGCCCATGATTGGGTAGTTCGCAAAATCAGTCATTTCCCCTTTGTCCAGTCCTTTAATAAAAGGCTAAGTACAGACGGTTTTTTCTATATTTTTATGGGGAGATTAATCCCAATTCTTCCATCTTCGGCAATCAGCTTCGGTGCCGGACTTACCCAAATCAGCTTTCGCTATTTTTTCTGGGCTACGATAATCGGGAAGCTGCCGATTATCATCCTTGAATCAATGATCGCTCACGATTTTATCCATTTTCAAAAATATAAAGGCAGATTCCTGGTCCTGCTCGCTGTCTTTGCAGTCTTAATTTATGCGGGCAACCTGTTTAAAAAACGTTTGAACCAGAAAAACAAAATCAGTTGA
- a CDS encoding M20/M25/M40 family metallo-hydrolase, protein MRACRRIDPLKAAVLTIGSIQGGLTFNVISEVCTLKGTIRTFDEAARKQMHCHLERVLASTCHMHEAGFELNYKWGYPPLVNHANEVNRFNRIAGGIFGTNNAGPCHPVMAAEDFAYYLQHLPGCFMFVGAGNDSQGITAPHHHPNFDIDEKAMLYAGRLLKNEFFLTCMFPLMPGRLCLCRHIFGMKGALCIENR, encoded by the coding sequence GTGCGGGCATGCCGTCGGATAGATCCTCTTAAGGCAGCGGTACTTACAATAGGTTCTATTCAGGGCGGCCTTACATTTAATGTAATCTCCGAAGTGTGTACCTTGAAAGGGACTATCCGTACTTTCGATGAAGCCGCACGTAAACAGATGCACTGCCATTTGGAACGGGTTCTGGCTTCAACGTGCCATATGCATGAAGCGGGTTTTGAACTGAACTATAAGTGGGGATATCCACCCCTGGTTAATCACGCCAATGAGGTAAACCGGTTTAACCGTATCGCCGGCGGGATCTTTGGTACGAACAATGCAGGACCATGCCATCCTGTAATGGCAGCTGAGGATTTTGCCTATTATCTTCAACATCTTCCCGGATGTTTTATGTTCGTAGGGGCAGGGAATGATTCGCAGGGGATTACTGCTCCTCATCATCACCCCAATTTCGATATTGATGAAAAAGCCATGCTTTATGCCGGAAGGCTGCTCAAGAACGAATTTTTTCTTACATGCATGTTTCCCCTAATGCCGGGCAGGCTATGTTTATGCAGACATATATTTGGCATGAAAGGGGCATTATGCATTGAGAACCGTTAA
- the cax gene encoding calcium/proton exchanger, translating into MKKQWFNILLVGTFALSAIARFSNWNATFQFILYCIAIIFVAGFLGRATESVAYYSGERIGGFLNATFGNASELIIAFFLVKEGLFDMVKASLTGSIIGNLLFVFGLSALFGGMKYKEQTFNIKVASHNTSLMTLAVIALFVPAIFARGLTIKETTTVSLAVAIVLIIAYILWLYFSMGTHKKLLMDQVVEQGDPMWSKGLSIFFLILSTVMVAILSEWLVGTVEAFTAQFALSELFVGAFLIAIIGNAAEHAAAVILAVKNKIGASVEIAVGSSLQIAMFVGPVLVLASYFMGNTMDIVFSTYELVAILVAVLITKSNLQDGTSDWYEGFLHLAVYVILGIVFFLV; encoded by the coding sequence TTGAAAAAACAATGGTTTAATATTTTGCTTGTGGGTACATTTGCCCTGAGTGCAATTGCCCGTTTTAGTAATTGGAATGCAACCTTCCAGTTTATTCTTTACTGTATAGCCATTATTTTTGTAGCCGGTTTTTTGGGGCGGGCTACTGAAAGTGTAGCCTATTATTCCGGAGAACGAATCGGCGGTTTTCTTAATGCTACCTTCGGCAATGCTTCTGAACTTATCATTGCCTTTTTCTTAGTCAAAGAAGGCCTGTTCGATATGGTAAAAGCAAGTTTGACCGGTTCTATTATCGGAAATCTCCTGTTTGTTTTTGGCCTCAGTGCCTTATTCGGGGGAATGAAATACAAAGAGCAAACATTCAACATCAAAGTAGCTTCCCATAACACCTCCCTCATGACCCTGGCGGTTATTGCCCTGTTTGTACCTGCCATTTTTGCCAGAGGGCTTACCATCAAAGAAACAACAACTGTCAGTCTTGCTGTAGCCATAGTCCTGATCATCGCATATATACTATGGCTGTACTTCTCAATGGGGACTCATAAAAAATTGCTTATGGATCAAGTGGTTGAACAGGGAGACCCTATGTGGTCCAAGGGATTGTCCATCTTTTTTCTGATTCTTTCCACAGTAATGGTCGCAATATTGAGTGAGTGGCTGGTCGGAACAGTCGAGGCGTTCACCGCTCAATTTGCTTTATCTGAACTTTTCGTTGGAGCTTTCCTGATCGCTATCATAGGTAATGCGGCTGAACACGCTGCAGCGGTTATACTTGCGGTGAAAAACAAAATCGGAGCCTCCGTAGAAATTGCTGTTGGCAGTTCCCTCCAAATCGCCATGTTTGTAGGCCCTGTACTGGTCCTGGCTAGCTATTTTATGGGGAATACGATGGATATTGTATTTTCTACCTATGAGCTGGTAGCCATTCTTGTAGCGGTTCTGATTACCAAATCCAATCTGCAGGACGGAACATCGGACTGGTATGAAGGTTTCCTCCACTTGGCTGTCTACGTCATTCTAGGTATCGTATTCTTCCTGGTTTAA
- a CDS encoding asparaginase, producing the protein MNSSEMILRVTRGPLTESIHHGHIVAIRWDGSLVHHLGNPELVTFVRSTAKLIQAIPVITSGAADHFHLNDAEIALCCASHNGERVHTDTALSMLQKIGRVPEDLQCGAHAPYHKPTADAMGKKGIDPTALHNNCSGKHSAMLALAAHLGVSHEHYMEPEHPVQQLMLQAVSSMTGVAAAEIPLGVDGCGVPVFGLALSRLALAYARLGKPERLPAVIAEASARIIRALRRCPEMLAGSDRFDTQLISVTKGRILGKMGAEGVFAVTVPDEGLALVLKVEDGAQRALYPVVTEALSQLGLLSAEENRALAAFHRPVLRNWKGTIIGELVPDFILR; encoded by the coding sequence ATGAACTCCTCTGAAATGATTCTTCGTGTTACTAGGGGACCTTTGACCGAGAGTATTCATCACGGCCATATAGTTGCAATCCGTTGGGACGGCAGTCTTGTTCATCACCTGGGTAATCCCGAACTTGTCACATTTGTCCGTTCAACCGCCAAGCTGATTCAAGCTATACCCGTTATCACTTCAGGTGCAGCAGACCACTTTCATCTAAACGATGCGGAAATTGCCCTGTGTTGCGCTTCCCATAACGGGGAACGGGTTCATACAGATACAGCCCTGTCAATGCTTCAAAAAATCGGCAGAGTGCCGGAAGACTTACAATGCGGGGCGCATGCACCCTATCACAAACCTACGGCTGATGCGATGGGCAAGAAAGGCATCGACCCAACCGCGCTGCACAATAACTGTTCCGGCAAGCATTCTGCTATGCTCGCTTTGGCCGCCCATCTGGGCGTATCCCACGAGCATTATATGGAACCGGAGCATCCGGTGCAGCAGCTTATGCTGCAAGCGGTCAGCAGCATGACAGGTGTTGCCGCAGCGGAAATTCCGCTTGGCGTTGACGGTTGCGGCGTCCCCGTCTTCGGGCTCGCCTTATCCAGGCTTGCACTCGCTTATGCGAGACTTGGCAAGCCTGAGCGTCTGCCCGCGGTAATCGCGGAGGCCAGTGCGCGGATTATTCGCGCACTAAGACGATGCCCCGAGATGCTCGCAGGCAGTGACCGTTTTGATACGCAGCTGATCAGCGTAACAAAAGGGCGCATTCTCGGCAAAATGGGTGCCGAGGGAGTCTTTGCCGTCACCGTACCGGATGAAGGCCTTGCCCTCGTCCTTAAAGTGGAGGACGGTGCCCAACGGGCTCTCTATCCTGTAGTGACGGAAGCCTTGTCCCAGCTCGGCCTTCTGTCAGCCGAAGAGAATAGGGCACTCGCTGCGTTTCACCGCCCTGTCTTGCGGAACTGGAAAGGGACTATTATCGGTGAGCTTGTGCCGGACTTTATCCTGCGATAA
- a CDS encoding PHP domain-containing protein: protein MLTGQVDLHTHSLASDGTQTPGENVRMAWEIGLAAVAITDHDTVDGLEEAMEEGKRLGFQVVPGVEISTMAGGQDIHMLGYFVNYKDPVFLERLQELRSARDRRNELMLERLRQLGIMITMEDVRNALEPGKDKGTIGRPHLANVLLKKGIVSSMEEAFREYLGKGAKAYAATERITPETAIRWIHDAGGSAVIAHPGLYGDDTLVREIMELGLEGIEVYHSDHTPEDEQRYRQLAERTGLLATAGSDFHGTRAGKVFHAPMGTRTVSTAVLAYLNKRRE, encoded by the coding sequence ATGCTGACCGGACAAGTTGATTTACATACCCATTCGCTGGCCTCGGACGGGACACAAACACCTGGTGAGAATGTAAGAATGGCTTGGGAAATAGGACTTGCCGCTGTGGCCATTACCGATCACGACACCGTGGACGGTCTTGAAGAGGCGATGGAGGAAGGGAAACGGCTTGGCTTTCAGGTGGTACCCGGAGTCGAGATCAGCACGATGGCCGGAGGCCAGGACATTCATATGCTCGGATATTTTGTCAATTATAAAGACCCTGTTTTCCTGGAAAGGTTGCAGGAGCTCCGCAGTGCCCGCGATCGCCGAAACGAGCTTATGCTGGAACGGCTCAGGCAGTTGGGTATTATGATAACAATGGAAGATGTCCGGAATGCTCTTGAACCTGGTAAGGATAAGGGAACAATCGGCAGGCCTCATCTGGCGAATGTGCTGCTGAAGAAGGGAATTGTATCCTCTATGGAGGAAGCGTTCCGGGAATATTTGGGCAAAGGGGCCAAAGCATACGCAGCGACAGAACGTATAACACCAGAAACGGCCATTAGATGGATTCATGATGCGGGAGGCTCTGCTGTTATCGCACATCCGGGACTGTATGGCGATGATACACTTGTTCGCGAAATTATGGAACTGGGGCTGGAAGGCATAGAGGTATATCATTCTGACCATACGCCGGAAGATGAGCAGCGCTACCGGCAGCTGGCAGAAAGAACAGGACTTCTTGCAACAGCCGGGTCAGACTTTCACGGAACGCGTGCAGGTAAGGTTTTTCATGCTCCCATGGGAACCCGAACTGTAAGTACTGCTGTTCTAGCTTATTTGAATAAACGGAGGGAATAA
- the ftsW gene encoding putative lipid II flippase FtsW, which yields MNSPRRGTPDFQLLFLTILLVCFGIAMIFSSSSVIAATSPDYNNDPWFFTKRQILFVSFGTIGMLITMNLRPHKLKKIILPFFLFSLFLMILVLIIGTSVNGAKRWIFIFGFGIQPAEFAKLALIMYLSVLISKKQERIRDFKKGLLPALIITSVIIFLNIMQLSLGTSIILLITAGTIILAGGSNLKHLFFLGVGFASVILLLLGIYAIFHSGEVDAVSVRSARLSVFLNPWDPNLDTSSFQIRQSLFALGHGGLMGTGFGESIQKLHYLPFPYNDFVFSIIGEEFGFIGTTIFLLVYVWFIWRGLLISIRSKDSFSMLVGIGIMSLFAIQAIINIGGITSLMPLTGVTLPFISYGGSSIIIMMVAMGIVLGISREQNRPVKTKTKG from the coding sequence GTGAATTCTCCTAGAAGAGGAACACCGGATTTTCAACTCTTGTTCCTGACTATCCTGCTTGTCTGCTTTGGTATTGCCATGATTTTCAGTTCCAGTTCCGTCATAGCTGCGACAAGTCCAGATTATAACAATGACCCTTGGTTTTTTACCAAGCGGCAAATCTTGTTCGTGAGTTTCGGTACCATAGGCATGTTGATTACTATGAATCTTCGCCCGCATAAACTTAAAAAAATAATTCTTCCCTTTTTTTTATTCTCACTTTTCCTGATGATTCTAGTTCTTATTATAGGAACATCTGTAAATGGCGCTAAAAGATGGATTTTTATTTTTGGTTTTGGTATTCAGCCGGCTGAATTTGCTAAATTGGCTCTGATCATGTATCTCAGTGTATTAATATCAAAGAAACAGGAACGGATTCGTGATTTCAAAAAAGGACTTTTACCTGCACTGATTATCACCAGTGTGATTATCTTCCTGAATATTATGCAGCTTTCTTTAGGTACTAGCATTATTTTGCTCATAACGGCAGGAACCATAATTCTTGCTGGAGGGTCTAATCTCAAACACCTTTTCTTTTTAGGTGTCGGATTTGCAAGCGTGATCTTGTTACTTTTGGGGATATATGCTATTTTCCATTCAGGTGAAGTCGATGCGGTTAGTGTTCGGTCAGCCCGGCTCTCCGTGTTTCTAAATCCGTGGGACCCTAATTTGGATACATCGTCTTTTCAGATCAGACAGTCTCTGTTCGCTCTCGGGCATGGCGGTTTGATGGGAACCGGCTTTGGGGAAAGCATTCAGAAACTGCACTACCTGCCATTTCCATACAATGATTTTGTTTTTTCTATAATTGGGGAAGAATTTGGTTTTATCGGGACAACTATTTTTCTGCTTGTGTATGTCTGGTTTATCTGGAGGGGACTGCTGATATCCATACGTTCCAAAGATTCGTTCAGCATGCTGGTCGGGATTGGCATTATGTCCCTGTTTGCCATTCAGGCTATTATTAATATTGGGGGAATCACTAGTTTAATGCCTTTGACGGGGGTTACCCTGCCCTTCATAAGCTATGGGGGGTCCTCTATCATTATCATGATGGTCGCTATGGGCATAGTACTCGGTATCTCCCGCGAACAAAACCGACCTGTTAAAACGAAAACGAAAGGGTAG
- the galU gene encoding UTP--glucose-1-phosphate uridylyltransferase GalU: protein MKIRKAIIPAAGLGTRFLPATKAQPKEMLPIVDKPAIQYIVEEAIDSGIENIIIVTGRHKRAIEDHFDKSVELEMQLEEKGDERLLHLVQAVSNLADVHYIRQKEPLGLGHAILCARNFIGDEPFAVLLGDDIIQSQPPTLKGMMELFEETERSVIAVQEVAHEDVSKYGIISPSAENSRYTQIKDLVEKPDPAEAPSNLAVIGRYIISPEIFDILERQKPGRGGEIQLTDALRVLNRDFPMAAFPIQGKRYDVGDKFGYIEATIELALQRDELGDAVKQYLTELVKKWN, encoded by the coding sequence TTGAAAATCAGAAAAGCAATCATACCTGCGGCAGGTCTTGGCACCCGTTTTCTTCCGGCGACGAAGGCTCAACCGAAAGAAATGCTTCCGATTGTTGATAAACCGGCAATCCAGTATATAGTAGAGGAAGCCATTGATTCCGGGATTGAGAACATCATCATCGTTACCGGACGACATAAACGGGCAATTGAGGATCATTTTGACAAATCCGTGGAACTGGAAATGCAATTGGAAGAAAAAGGGGACGAAAGACTGCTCCACCTCGTACAAGCAGTATCTAATCTCGCCGATGTTCATTACATCCGGCAAAAAGAGCCTCTGGGGCTCGGACACGCAATTTTGTGCGCAAGAAATTTTATCGGGGATGAACCTTTTGCTGTACTGCTCGGGGACGATATTATTCAATCGCAGCCCCCTACTCTGAAAGGGATGATGGAGCTTTTTGAAGAGACGGAAAGATCAGTGATTGCTGTTCAGGAAGTAGCCCATGAAGACGTAAGCAAATACGGCATTATTTCCCCTTCCGCAGAAAACAGCCGTTATACCCAGATCAAGGATCTGGTGGAAAAACCCGATCCGGCGGAGGCTCCATCCAATCTGGCGGTAATCGGCAGGTATATCATTTCCCCGGAGATTTTCGATATTTTGGAACGGCAAAAACCGGGGCGTGGTGGGGAAATTCAATTGACTGACGCGCTTCGCGTGCTGAACCGTGATTTTCCTATGGCTGCTTTCCCTATTCAGGGAAAACGCTATGACGTCGGTGATAAGTTTGGTTACATTGAAGCCACCATTGAATTGGCTTTGCAAAGAGATGAACTTGGTGATGCCGTCAAGCAGTACTTGACTGAACTGGTTAAGAAATGGAATTAG